A DNA window from Malus domestica chromosome 12, GDT2T_hap1 contains the following coding sequences:
- the LOC103450824 gene encoding FACT complex subunit SPT16-like, protein MADRRNGNSQPANGKTAAGAGSAYNIDLKVFTERLKLLYSHWNEHRSDLWGSSDVVAIATPKASEDLRYLKSSALNIWLVGYEFPETIMVFMKKQIHFLCSTKKVSLLEVVKKSAKEAVGVDVVMHEKTRSDDGSGLMEAILGAIRAQSKADGHDTAVVGHIAREAPEGNLLESWSKKLEDANFQLGDVTNGLSDLFAVKDNEEILNIKRAAVLSASVMTEVVVKKLETVIDEEKEVTHSSLMDEAEKAIMEPSKAKVKLRADNVDICYPPIFQSGGQFDLRPSAASNDELLYYDSASAIICAVGSRYKSYCSNIARSFLIDATSSQSKAYEVLFKAHNAAISELKPGKKVSDAYQAALAVVEKEAPEFVSNLTKSAGTGIGLEFRESGLNINAKNERLVKAGMVFNVSLGFQNLQSGRSNPKNQNYALLLADTVVIGNDKPEVVTSRSSKNLQDVAYSFNDGDEEEAEEPKKPKGEANAREALLSKTTLRSDNHEISKEELRRQHQAELARQKNEETARRLAGGGSGSGDNRSAAKGLTDLVAYKNVNDVVPPKGLNQLMIQIDQRNEAVLLPIYGSMIPFHVATIRTVSSQQDTNRNCYIRIMFNVPGTPFSPHDANSLKNLGSIYLKEVSFRSKDPRHISEVVQAIKGLRRQVVSRESLIAEKATLVTQEKLQIAGNRFKPIRLSDLWIRPVFGGRGRKIPGTLEAHANGFRYSTTRQEERLDVMFANIKHAFFQPAENEMITLLHFHLHNDIMVGNKKTKNVQFYVEVMDTVQTLGGSRRSAYDPDEIEEEQRERDRKNKVNMNFQSFVNRVNELWGQSQFRDLEFDQPLRELGFHGVPHKSSAFIVPTSACLVELIETPFLVVSLSEIEIVNLERVGLGQKNFDMTIVFKDFKRDVLRIDSIPSTALDGIKEWLDTTDLKYYESRLNLNWKQILKTITDDPQSFIEDGGWEFLNLEASDSESEQSEESDQGYEPSDVESAESEESDDEDSDSESVVESEDDGEAESDEDGLSWDELEREASNADREKGNEYDSEEDRKRRKTKAFGKSRAPPPNSISKRTKMR, encoded by the coding sequence ATGGCTGATCGTCGAAATGGAAATAGCCAGCCTGCTAATGGGAAGACTGCCGCTGGAGCAGGAAGTGCCTATAATATTGATTTGAAAGTATTCACTGAGAGGTTGAAGTTACTTTATTCTCATTGGAATGAACATCGATCTGATTTGTGGGGTTCTTCTGATGTTGTTGCAATAGCGACACCAAAAGCATCAGAAGATCTGCGGTACCTTAAATCTTCAGCATTGAATATTTGGCTGGTGGGTTATGAGTTTCCGGAGACCATTATGGTTTTCATGAAGAAGCAGATTCATTTCCTGTGCAGTACGAAGAAGGTGTCTTTGCTGGAAGTTGTAAAAAAGTCTGCCAAGGAAGCTGTGGGTGTTGATGTCGTGATGCATGAGAAGACAAGGAGTGATGATGGAAGTGGTCTGATGGAGGCAATTTTAGGTGCCATTCGTGCTCAGTCGAAGGCTGATGGCCATGACACAGCAGTTGTTGGACATATTGCAAGGGAGGCCCCTGAGGGAAACCTCTTGGAATCATGGTCCAAGAAGCTTGAGGATGCAAATTTTCAGTTGGGTGATGTAACAAATGGGTTGTCTGACCTGTTTGCTGTTAAGGACAATGAAGAGATTTTGAATATCAAGAGAGCTGCTGTCTTGTCTGCTAGCGTCATGACCGAAGTAGTTGTTAAAAAACTTGAGACTGTTATTGATGAGGAGAAGGAAGTCACCCATTCTTCTTTGATGGATGAGGCAGAGAAGGCTATAATGGAACCCTCTAAAGCTAAAGTGAAGCTCCGGGCTGATAATGTTGATATATGTTACCCCCCGATATTTCAGAGTGGAGGACAGTTTGATCTCAGACCCAGTGCTGCTAGCAATGATGAGTTGCTTTATTATGATTCTGCTAGTGCGATCATATGTGCAGTTGGGTCTCGCTACAAGAGTTACTGCTCAAATATTGCCAGGTCCTTTTTGATTGATGCTACTTCCAGTCAGAGCAAGGCATATGAAGTTCTCTTCAAGGCCCATAATGCAGCCATTAGTGAGTTGAAGCCTGGGAAAAAGGTCAGTGATGCTTATCAAGCTGCCCTTGCTGTGGTGGAGAAGGAGGCTCCTGAATTTGTATCAAATTTGACAAAATCGGCTGGGACTGGTATCGGCCTTGAGTTCCGTGAATCTGGGTTGAATATAAATGCAAAGAATGAGCGGTTGGTAAAAGCAGGCATGGTCTTTAATGTGTCGCTTGGGTTTCAGAACTTACAGAGTGGTCGCAGTAATCCCAAAAACCAGAACTATGCTTTGTTGCTTGCTGACACTGTGGTTATTGGCAATGACAAGCCAGAGGTGGTGACAAGTAGAAGCTCTAAGAATCTTCAGGATGTGGCGTACTCCTTTAATGATggagatgaagaggaagctgaAGAGCCAAAAAAACCAAAGGGTGAGGCTAATGCAAGGGAGGCCTTATTGTCTAAGACAACACTGAGGTCAGACAATCATGAGATTTCGAAGGAGGAACTCCGCAGGCAACATCAGGCAGAACTTGCCCGTCAGAAAAATGAAGAAACTGCCCGCAGACTTGCTGGTGGTGGATCTGGGTCGGGTGACAATCGTTCTGCAGCAAAGGGTTTAACGGATTTAGTTGCCTACAAGAATGTAAATGATGTCGTTCCTCCAAAAGGTCTGAATCAACTGATGATTCAGATTGACCAGAGGAACGAAGCTGTTCTGTTGCCTATTTATGGCAGTATGATCCCTTTTCATGTTGCCACCATAAGGACAGTTTCCAGTCAACAGGACACCAATCGGAACTGTTATATCAGAATCATGTTTAATGTCCCTGGGACTCCTTTCAGTCCTCATGATGCCAACTCACTGAAGAACCTTGGGTCTATATATTTAAAAGAAGTTTCATTTCGCTCCAAGGATCCAAGGCACATAAGTGAAGTGGTACAGGCGATTAAAGGGCTGCGAAGGCAAGTTGTATCCAGGGAGTCCTTGATAGCTGAGAAGGCGACACTGGTTACTCAAGAGAAACTCCAAATAGCAGGTAACAGATTTAAGCCGATAAGATTGTCTGACCTTTGGATTAGACCTGTTTTTGGTGGCCGTGGAAGAAAGATTCCTGGTACTCTTGAAGCTCATGCAAATGGGTTTCGTTATTCTACCACCAGGCAAGAGGAGCGCCTGGATGTCATGTTTGCAAATATTAAGCATGCCTTTTTCCAGCCAGCAGAGAATGAAATGATCACTCTCCTGCACTTTCATCTGCACAATGACATCATGGTGGGCaacaagaaaacgaaaaacGTGCAATTCTATGTTGAGGTGATGGACACAGTTCAGACATTGGGAGGTAGCAGGAGGTCTGCCTATGATCCAGATGAGATTGAAGAAGAGCAGCGGGAGAGGGATAGGAAAAACAAAGTCAATATGAATTTTCAGAGCTTTGTGAATCGGGTTAATGAGCTTTGGGGGCAGTCACAGTTTAGGGACCTGGAGTTTGATCAACCTCTGAGAGAGCTTGGTTTCCACGGTGTACCTCATAAATCCTCGGCATTTATTGTCCCTACTTCAGCCTGCTTGGTTGAACTGATAGAAACTCCTTTCCTTGTTGTCAGTCTAAGTGAGATTGAGATTGTGAATCTGGAAAGAGTTGGCCTTGGGCAGAAGAATTTTGACATGACAATTGTATTCAAGGACTTCAAAAGGGACGTTCTCCGGATTGATTCAATCCCTTCAACAGCGCTTGATGGTATCAAGGAATGGCTCGACACAACTGACCTCAAGTATTATGAGAGCAGGCTGAATCTGAACTGGAAACAGATACTGAAGACAATCACCGATGACCCGCAGAGCTTCATTGAAGATGGAGGTTGGGAATTTTTGAATTTGGAAGCGTCTGATTCAGAGTCTGAACAGTCGGAGGAGTCAGACCAGGGTTATGAACCATCGGATGTAGAATCTGCTGAATCGGAAGAATCAGATGATGAGGATTCTGATAGTGAGTCGGTTGTGGAGTCTGAGGATGATGGAGAAGCAGAGTCAGATGAGGATGGGTTATCgtgggatgagctggagagggaAGCAAGCAATGCAGATAGGGAGAAGGGGAACGAATATGACAGTGAGGAGGACAGGAAGAGAAGGAAGACGAAAGCTTTTGGGAAGTCTCGAGCCCCACCTCCTAATAGCATATCGAAGCGGACTAAGATGAGATAG
- the LOC103450822 gene encoding FACT complex subunit SPT16-like, giving the protein MAEQRKGNVKPANRKPSATATATTSAYSIDLNNFSKRLKMMYSHWREHRSDVWGESDALAIATPPNSEDLRYLKSSAMNIWLLGYEFPETIMVFSKKQIHVLCSQKKASLLDVVIKPAKEAVGVEVVMHVKLKGQDGTGLMDSIFRAINAHLSSDAPVVGHIAREAPEGKLLETWSEKLKDANFELSDVTNGFSDLFAVKDLVELTYVKKAAYLTSSVMKTFVVPKLEKVIDEEKKISHSSLMDDTEKVILEPARIKVKLTAANVDICYPPIFQSGGEFDLKPSASSNDENLCYDSTSVIICAVGSRYKSYCSNIARTYLIDANSTQSKAYEVLLEAQEPAIGNLKSGKKLSAAYQAALSVVEREAPELTGNLTKTAGTGIGLEFRESGLNLNAKNDRVLRSGMVFNVSLGFQNVQAQTKDPKTQIFSLLIADTVIVGKETPEVLTNSSKAVKDVAYSFNDDDDEEEERAKPISSSKGAGSAMSKATLRSDNHEMSKEELRRQHQAELARQKNEETARRLAGGGSTANDNRGAGKTVGDLIAYKNVNDLPAPKELMIQVDQRNEAILLPVYGNMIPFHIATVKSVSSQQDTNRNCYIRIIFNVPGTPFSPHDANTLKFQGSTYLKEVSFRSKDPRHISEVVQQIKTLRRQVASRESERAERATLVTQEKLQISGAKFKPKRLPDLWIRPVFGGRGRKLTGSLEAHTNGFRYSTSRSEERVDVMFSNIKHAFFQPAEKEMITLLHFHLHDHIMVGNKKTKDVQFYAEVMDVVQTLGGGRRSNYDPDEIEEEQRERERKNKINMEFQNFVNRVNDSWGQPPFKSLDLEFDQPLRELGFHGVPHKASAYIVPTSSCLVELIETPFVVITLSEIEIVNLERVGLGQKNFDLTVVFKDFKRDVFRIDSIPSTSLDGIKEWLDTTDLKYYESRLNLNWRPILKTITDDPEKFIEDGGWEFLNMDISDSDSDNSQESDRGYVPSDVQSDSGSDEEDHDSESLVESEDDEEEESGEDSEEAEGKTWEELEREASHADREKGNASDSEEERARRKVKAFGKARVPDKRNLGGSLPKRPKFR; this is encoded by the coding sequence ATGGCTGAGCAACGTAAAGGTAATGTCAAACCTGCAAATAGGAAGCCATCAGCAACCGCCACAGCAACCACCAGTGCATATTCCATTGATCTCAATAACTTCAGCAAGCGGTTAAAGATGATGTATTCGCATTGGAGGGAACATCGTAGTGATGTATGGGGTGAATCTGATGCACTTGCAATAGCAACTCCTCCAAATTCTGAGGATCTGCGGTATCTGAAATCCTCAGCAATGAATATCTGGTTGCTCGGttatgagttcccagaaactaTCATGGTTTTCTCAAAGAAGCAGATCCATGTTTTGTGTAGCCAGAAAAAGGCTTCTCTCCTTGATGTTGTGATAAAGCCTGCAAAAGAGGCTGTTGGTGTTGAAGTTGTGATGCATGTGAAACTCAAAGGCCAGGATGGAACTGGACTGATGGATAGCATATTTCGAGCTATAAATGCCCACTTGAGCTCCGATGCTCCTGTGGTTGGACACATAGCAAGAGAGGCTCCTGAAGGGAAACTTTTGGAGACTTGGAGTGAGAAGTTGAAGGATGCTAATTTTGAGTTGAGTGATGTGACCAATGGGTTCTCAGACTTGTTTGCCGTCAAAGACCTGGTTGAGCTTACATATGTGAAGAAAGCCGCGTACTTGACTTCATCAGTGATGAAGACATTTGTGGTACCTAAGCTTGAGAAGGTCATTGATGAGGAAAAGAAAATTTCCCATTCTTCATTGATGGATGACACGGAAAAGGTCATATTGGAGCCTGCAAGAATTAAGGTGAAGCTGACAGCAGCAAATGTTGATATTTGCTATCCTCCAATTTTTCAGAGTGGAGGAGAATTTGATCTGAAGCCAAGTGCTTCAAGCAATGATGAGAACCTTTGTTATGACTCTACTAGTGTGATTATATGTGCTGTTGGATCAAGGTACAAAAGCTACTGCTCAAATATTGCTCGAACCTATCTGATTGATGCAAATTCTACGCAGAGCAAGGCATATGAGGTTCTGCTTGAAGCTCAAGAACCTGCAATCGGTAATTTAAAATCTGGGAAGAAGTTAAGTGCTGCATACCAAGCTGCACTCTCAGTAGTTGAAAGGGAGGCTCCAGAGCTGACTGGAAACTTGACCAAAACAGCTGGAACTGGAATTGGCCTTGAATTTCGTGAGTCAGGGCTTAATCTTAATGCTAAGAATGATCGAGTTTTGAGATCAGGCATGGTTTTCAACGTTTCTCTGGGTTTCCAGAATGTGCAGGCACAGACAAAAGACCCTAAGACCCAGATATTTTCACTGTTAATAGCAGATACAGTTATTGTTGGTAAAGAGACCCCAGAAGTATTGACTAATTCAAGCAAAGCTGTTAAGGATGTGGCGTACTCATTCaatgatgacgatgatgaagaagaagagcgTGCAAAACCTATATCCAGTAGTAAAGGTGCCGGGAGTGCCATGAGTAAGGCCACGCTTAGATCAGACAACCATGAAATGTCTAAAGAAGAGCTACGAAGGCAGCACCAAGCCGAACTTGCCCGCCAAAAGAATGAAGAAACTGCTAGAAGGCTTGCTGGTGGGGGTTCTACAGCTAACGATAATCGTGGTGCTGGGAAGACGGTTGGTGATCTGATTGCATATAAGAATGTCAATGATCTGCCTGCTCCAAAAGAGTTGATGATTCAGGTTGACCAGAGGAATGAAGCTATCCTCTTGCCGGTTTATGGAAACATGATTCCTTTTCACATAGCCACTGTGAAGAGTGTTTCCAGCCAGCAGGACACTAACCGGAATTGCTACATCCGTATAATCTTTAATGTACCAGGTACCCCATTTAGCCCTCATGATGCAAACACCCTGAAGTTTCAAGGGTCAACTTATTTAAAGGAAGTTTCATTCCGTTCCAAGGACCCAAGGCATATAAGTGAAGTAGTACAGCAAATTAAAACTCTTCGCAGACAGGTTGCCTCAAGGGAGTCTGAAAGAGCTGAAAGGGCAACTTTAGTCACACAGGAGAAGCTGCAAATTTCAGGAGCCAAATTCAAGCCAAAAAGATTGCCAGATCTATGGATTCGTCCTGTTTTTGGGGGTCGTGGAAGAAAGCTCACTGGATCACTGGAAGCCCACACAAATGGGTTCCGGTATTCTACTTCAAGGTCTGAAGAACGTGTCGATGTTATGTTTAGCAATATCAAACATGCATTTTTCCAGCCAGCTGAGAAGGAAATGATTACCCTGCTGCACTTTCATCTGCACGATCATATTATGGTAGGAAACAAAAAGACCAAGGACGTGCAATTTTATGCGGAGGTGATGGATGTAGTGCAGACACTGGGAGGTGGAAGGAGGTCAAACTATGATCCTGATGAGATCGAGGAAGAGCAACGTGAAAGGGAACGAAAGAACAAAATTAATATGGAGTTCCAGAACTTTGTGAACCGAGTAAATGATTCGTGGGGGCAACCTCCATTCAAATCACTTGATCTTGAGTTTGATCAGCCCCTTAGGGAGCTTGGCTTCCATGGAGTACCTCATAAAGCCTCGGCTTACATTGTCCCAACTTCAAGCTGTCTGGTTGAGCTGATAGAGACACCGTTTGTGGTAATTACCCTGAGCGAGATTGAAATAGTAAACCTTGAGAGAGTTGGTTTAGGGCAAAAGAACTTTGATTTGACTGTTGTTTTCAAGGACTTCAAGCGAGATGTCTTCCGAATTGATTCCATTCCCTCGACATCACTGGATGGCATTAAGGAGTGGTTAGACACAACTGATCTCAAGTATTATGAGAGTAGGTTGAATCTCAACTGGCGTCCTATTCTCAAAACCATTACTGACGACCCTGAGAAGTTCATAGAGGATGGTGGATGGGAATTTTTGAACATGGATATTAGTGATTCGGATTCCGACAATTCTCAGGAGTCTGACCGTGGGTATGTGCCTTCAGATGTGCAGTCGGATTCAGGTTCAGATGAGGAGGATCATGACAGCGAGTCATTAGTGGAGTCGGAAGATGATGAGGAAGAAGAGTCCGGAGAAGACTCAGAAGAGGCCGAAGGAAAGACATGGGAAGAGTTGGAGAGGGAAGCAAGCCACGCAGACAGGGAAAAAGGGAATGCGTCTGACAGTGAAGAGGAGAGGGCCAGAAGGAAGGTTAAGGCTTTTGGAAAGGCTCGAGTACCCGACAAGAGGAACCTTGGTGGCAGCCTTCCCAAGAGGCCAAAATTTAGGTGA